Genomic window (Pectinophora gossypiella chromosome 5, ilPecGoss1.1, whole genome shotgun sequence):
CTAATCTAGTATGTAACACCTAATTGAAGTTAGCCACGATTGGTTGCAAAATGTAGGCTTGTCCAGTGGCTCTGTCTACGACGTGTCCCGTGGAAGGTTCTAGAAAGAGTCTTGGTGCTGATGCAGCGGCGACTGCTTCTGGAGCATGATATTGTCTGACTCCTGCTCCTGCCTCATAAGGAACGTAATGCGTCTGTTCAGGTTGACGTCTGGGCTCGAACTGATTGGGTTTAGCTACTGGCTTTGATTCTTGCTGGTCATAAGAACCATATTGGGGTTGCACTGGTTGTCTTCTCGGTTCGTATTGATTGGCTTTGGCTGCTGCTTTTGACTCCTGCTGATCATAGGTGTACTGAGTCTGTTCAGGTTGTTTTCTAGGTTCGTACTGATTGGTTTTCGCAGCTTTTGGCTCTTGCTCATACGCACTGAATTGAGTCGGTTCTGATTGGCGTCTGGATTCAAACTGGTTCGTTTCAGCTGGAGGCTTTGTGTCTTGAGGTTCCTCTTCGTAGTTCTTCTCTCTTGGCTTATGCCGTTTCTGCTTCTTTCTCAGCCTCGGTGCTGAAGTAGTAGCCTCTTCCTCCTCCTCTTCTTCTTCGCTATCTTCTTCAGATTCTTCTTGGACTTTAATTCTCAGTTTTCCTTCTCTACCATCATCTTTCTTCTCTTTAAGTTTAGGTTGAGCTCGCTTAGCTCTGTTAGTTTCTTCGTAAGAAGATGCTCTTTCAGGGTCATAATTGTCGCTAAAGTTTGGAGAGTGTTCGCTGGGTTCGTCGTAAGGGTCATTACTTT
Coding sequences:
- the LOC126366626 gene encoding uncharacterized protein LOC126366626, translated to MSQRLPSTKWLWCLLVLSAGPAWSPAGSVAVKAPPNTPATVEAQAKFFQDFFSVQLSPYKIEFGHVCEDPNTWEQRYEKKDFKNHRDMGKVRWGDKQGGYGEHYWDLNHAGHAGDHGNDDYSNDGDNGAYRVHDDESNDPYDEPSEHSPNFSDNYDPERASSYEETNRAKRAQPKLKEKKDDGREGKLRIKVQEESEEDSEEEEEEEEATTSAPRLRKKQKRHKPREKNYEEEPQDTKPPAETNQFESRRQSEPTQFSAYEQEPKAAKTNQYEPRKQPEQTQYTYDQQESKAAAKANQYEPRRQPVQPQYGSYDQQESKPVAKPNQFEPRRQPEQTHYVPYEAGAGVRQYHAPEAVAAASAPRLFLEPSTGHVVDRATGQAYILQPIVANFN